In the genome of Hyphobacterium sp. CCMP332, one region contains:
- the murA gene encoding UDP-N-acetylglucosamine 1-carboxyvinyltransferase — protein MPSFEITGGKKLSGSITPQGAKNEALQVICAVLATEKPVLIENIPNILDVNKLIDLLKSLGVNVDNKGNGSFLFEAKNIDLDYLNTKEFRKQGASLRGSIMILGPLLGRFKKGKIPKPGGDKIGRRRLDTHFIGFEKLGAKFNYDADDKLFEIDASKLKGTYMLLDEASVTGTANILMAAVFAKGKTSIYNAACEPYLQQLCNMLNRMGAKISGIGSNLLEIEGVEVLNGTEHRLLPDMIEVGSFIGMAAMTSSSITINDVNWKQLGMIPDVFKRLGIKLEKQEDSIFIPEQDHYEIETFIDGSILTVADAPWPGFTPDLLSIVLVVATQAKGTVLIHQKMFESRLFFVDKLIDMGAQIILCDPHRATVIGLDKKIKLRGITMTSPDIRAGVSLLIAALSAKGKSTILNIEQIDRGYQNIDRRLQNLGAEIQRID, from the coding sequence ATGCCATCATTTGAAATAACAGGCGGCAAAAAACTCAGTGGATCCATCACACCACAAGGTGCAAAGAACGAGGCCTTACAGGTTATTTGTGCAGTTCTTGCTACTGAAAAACCCGTTTTAATTGAAAATATCCCAAATATTCTCGATGTCAATAAGTTAATTGATTTATTGAAGAGTCTGGGTGTTAATGTTGATAACAAGGGGAATGGCTCTTTTCTATTTGAAGCCAAAAATATTGATCTAGATTATCTCAATACCAAGGAATTCAGAAAACAGGGGGCCTCTTTACGGGGCTCAATCATGATTCTTGGCCCACTTCTGGGTCGATTTAAAAAAGGTAAAATTCCAAAACCCGGCGGTGATAAAATAGGCAGACGGAGATTGGACACGCACTTTATAGGATTCGAAAAATTAGGTGCAAAATTTAATTACGATGCTGATGACAAGCTTTTTGAAATTGATGCTTCAAAATTAAAGGGTACCTATATGCTTCTGGATGAAGCTTCTGTTACAGGAACGGCTAATATATTAATGGCCGCAGTATTTGCTAAAGGAAAAACCAGCATTTATAATGCCGCCTGTGAACCCTATCTTCAGCAGTTGTGTAATATGCTAAACCGCATGGGAGCAAAAATCAGTGGTATCGGTTCTAATTTACTTGAAATTGAAGGTGTGGAAGTGCTTAATGGCACCGAGCACCGACTTTTACCGGACATGATTGAAGTGGGTAGTTTTATTGGAATGGCTGCCATGACGAGTTCTTCCATTACAATCAATGATGTCAATTGGAAGCAGTTGGGAATGATACCCGATGTTTTTAAACGACTTGGAATCAAACTCGAAAAGCAGGAAGATAGCATTTTTATCCCTGAGCAGGATCATTATGAAATTGAAACATTTATAGATGGATCAATACTAACGGTGGCTGATGCGCCATGGCCAGGATTTACGCCTGACCTTTTAAGTATTGTTTTGGTGGTGGCCACACAAGCCAAAGGTACAGTTCTTATTCACCAAAAAATGTTTGAGAGTCGTTTGTTTTTTGTCGACAAACTTATTGATATGGGTGCTCAAATCATATTATGCGACCCTCATCGTGCTACTGTAATTGGTCTTGATAAAAAAATAAAACTCAGGGGCATTACAATGACTTCTCCTGATATTCGTGCTGGTGTATCCCTTCTTATTGCAGCATTATCTGCAAAAGGAAAGAGCACAATCCTCAATATAGAGCAAATTGATAGGGGTTATCAGAATATTGATAGGCGTTTGCAAAATCTTGGGGCAGAAATACAAAGAATCGATTAA
- a CDS encoding caspase family protein: MKISFSFSSFFYCVFLSCGHILAQEAELIVPKGHTTPVVLIDYHNNERWLASSQGNNSYTIWNFDAEKEIRQSNFHNDPISALAFHPDFAQLLSADGSGRVLSYDIRKNRKRSDRQIHKGKVNGLVFGKNAETFYTYSDDSTVKEVNYAYFKIVQDISFEGKISSIAAIDEGKLLLVALKNGHFISIDEKGKKTAFKNDQNWVINEILIEDKTHLGICQNGVIIKIDLLNKSLTYLKKIPFKVKKAVVVDSILIIAGRGPTDITFLNAETLDPLIDSYEFQLRKDLDPYNLSIQTIEFDPDSNVLFIPDYDYSIGAYSFDKKRFVRRFQGFTERIKDFDIAPNAQILSLASSKNGIRLYDLREIQETRVLSNSNPAFRVDFSNSGLNMALVKADSLVIYNTVNYEPRLKFPLTGIYPNGNTCFVNDRLLLKKDENNGISLFNIENKTKSIINIKEAFEVKADEKGNLFCIKSGNSKIYLYDAQSQKRISKIKAKDIIDFDFFQNGERVLLISNDDGIKIKVFSNNGKLLSKCELPENYKGERIKVIESGNKFLSWKISVDKKGEEADYSINLWSVDSLQIMQKLEGLQSTITEVQYDAKRDYVIASSEDGSLKIWSLNKLYSDHKYYPASIYPLEGEELVTMLNNGVYDASRSAMEDMHYVQGSEYISLDQIKEKYYEPKLLSKIFGYNIQPIQPRSAIEHFELYPEIRILHPAVNGGILGVDLQERGGGIGKVDVFINNKKAKEFSPSEDLIENQIQYKVESHPFLIPNEINEISVKVSNAAGDLKSSPERIKYIWNTNTKHETQKFYALIIGVSDYTGTKLDLNFSSKDAKSISEAIQNGASNYFGQANVEIVDLNSINSESNLQPTKENTLKALYEISKKINPQDVFLFYFAGHGAQGKEDDKNYYLLTKEASYQESKSLNNPSSYSISDKELGESLSKISSLNMVMILDACHSGEMIDKFNNQIGHLSTKEEKALEKLISETGLHILAGSESDNVSYETSLYGQGLLTYSLLFGMKGDALRDGQYLDVNRLFQYASAKVPELASNVGSVQKPVVKVPEKAGKVDIGEYGNREKAQIKLISPRPIILKSSFQEEHMFLDYSKLGLQLDDELKYQVDNKENDFIFINSDNFTGAYKFNGRYSYNSGEIKIQVKLFKDTTLLEIIEVNEIDFKTAIEKIALRGLGIIEKDFSK, encoded by the coding sequence TTGAAAATAAGTTTCTCCTTTTCTTCATTTTTCTATTGTGTTTTTCTTAGTTGTGGTCATATACTCGCCCAGGAGGCTGAATTAATTGTTCCAAAGGGTCATACTACGCCTGTTGTTTTAATTGATTATCACAATAATGAGCGATGGCTGGCGAGTAGTCAGGGAAATAATTCATACACCATTTGGAATTTTGATGCTGAAAAGGAGATACGCCAATCCAATTTCCATAATGACCCAATTTCGGCATTGGCATTTCACCCGGATTTTGCACAATTGCTTAGTGCTGATGGCTCGGGAAGAGTGCTTTCTTATGATATAAGAAAAAACAGAAAACGCTCTGACCGTCAAATTCACAAAGGGAAAGTGAACGGATTGGTTTTTGGCAAAAATGCTGAGACCTTTTATACTTATTCAGACGACAGCACAGTAAAAGAAGTCAATTATGCGTATTTTAAAATTGTTCAGGATATATCATTTGAAGGCAAAATATCAAGCATTGCTGCAATAGATGAGGGAAAGCTATTATTGGTAGCGCTCAAAAACGGTCATTTTATTTCTATAGATGAGAAGGGTAAAAAAACTGCTTTTAAAAATGATCAAAATTGGGTGATCAACGAAATATTGATAGAGGATAAAACACATTTAGGGATTTGTCAGAATGGAGTGATAATAAAAATTGATCTTCTGAATAAATCACTTACATACTTAAAAAAAATTCCTTTCAAGGTAAAGAAAGCGGTTGTTGTTGATTCTATTTTGATAATAGCAGGCAGAGGTCCAACGGATATTACATTCTTAAATGCTGAAACTTTAGACCCTTTAATAGATTCTTATGAATTTCAATTAAGAAAAGACTTAGATCCATATAACCTATCAATTCAAACCATTGAATTTGACCCGGATTCGAATGTTCTCTTTATTCCGGATTACGATTATTCCATAGGAGCGTACAGTTTTGATAAAAAAAGATTTGTTCGAAGATTTCAGGGATTCACTGAAAGGATTAAAGATTTTGATATTGCTCCAAATGCACAGATTCTGAGCCTGGCTAGCAGCAAAAATGGAATTCGATTATATGATTTAAGAGAGATTCAGGAAACACGTGTTTTATCAAATTCCAACCCGGCTTTCAGAGTTGATTTTTCAAATAGTGGTTTAAATATGGCCTTGGTTAAAGCAGATTCACTTGTTATCTACAATACGGTAAATTATGAGCCAAGACTTAAATTTCCACTAACAGGTATTTACCCCAATGGAAATACGTGCTTTGTCAATGACAGGCTGTTACTAAAGAAAGATGAAAACAATGGGATTAGCCTATTTAATATTGAAAATAAAACTAAATCTATTATAAATATTAAGGAAGCCTTTGAAGTAAAGGCAGATGAAAAAGGAAATCTCTTCTGCATTAAAAGTGGCAACAGCAAAATCTATCTTTACGATGCACAATCGCAGAAGAGAATTTCTAAAATTAAAGCTAAAGACATCATTGATTTTGATTTTTTTCAAAATGGAGAAAGGGTATTGCTTATTTCAAATGATGATGGAATCAAAATCAAAGTATTTTCCAATAATGGGAAACTATTAAGCAAATGTGAATTGCCTGAAAATTATAAGGGAGAAAGAATTAAAGTAATTGAATCAGGAAATAAATTTCTGTCATGGAAGATCAGCGTGGATAAAAAAGGGGAAGAGGCAGATTACAGCATCAATTTATGGAGTGTCGATTCACTTCAGATCATGCAAAAACTCGAAGGTCTTCAATCAACAATTACTGAGGTTCAGTACGATGCCAAACGCGATTATGTGATTGCTTCTTCAGAAGATGGTAGTCTGAAAATCTGGTCGCTTAATAAGCTTTATTCAGATCATAAATACTACCCAGCCTCCATATACCCTTTGGAAGGGGAGGAATTAGTTACAATGTTAAACAATGGTGTATATGATGCGAGCAGATCCGCAATGGAAGATATGCATTATGTGCAGGGTTCTGAATACATTTCACTTGATCAAATTAAGGAGAAGTATTACGAACCTAAACTCCTTTCTAAAATATTTGGCTATAACATTCAACCCATACAGCCTCGATCAGCTATAGAGCATTTTGAATTATACCCTGAAATTAGAATACTGCATCCTGCAGTAAATGGTGGAATTCTCGGTGTTGATTTGCAAGAAAGGGGAGGGGGAATAGGAAAAGTTGATGTCTTCATTAATAATAAAAAAGCAAAAGAATTTAGTCCTTCGGAAGATTTGATTGAAAATCAAATTCAATACAAGGTTGAGTCTCATCCCTTTTTAATTCCCAACGAAATAAATGAAATAAGCGTAAAGGTCAGCAATGCTGCCGGTGACCTTAAATCATCACCGGAAAGAATAAAATACATTTGGAACACAAATACCAAGCATGAAACTCAAAAATTTTATGCTCTAATCATCGGGGTTTCAGATTATACCGGAACTAAGCTCGATTTGAATTTCTCATCGAAAGATGCCAAAAGTATTTCTGAAGCAATTCAAAATGGGGCAAGTAATTATTTTGGACAAGCTAATGTCGAAATAGTCGACCTAAATTCAATTAATTCAGAAAGTAATTTACAACCGACCAAGGAAAATACTTTAAAAGCACTCTATGAGATATCAAAAAAAATAAATCCGCAGGATGTATTCTTATTTTATTTTGCAGGACATGGGGCTCAGGGAAAAGAAGATGATAAGAATTACTATTTATTGACCAAGGAGGCGTCTTATCAGGAGAGTAAAAGTTTGAACAATCCTTCATCTTATTCAATTTCAGATAAAGAATTGGGCGAATCTTTGAGCAAAATTTCTTCGCTGAATATGGTGATGATTTTAGATGCCTGCCATTCCGGTGAAATGATCGATAAATTCAATAATCAGATCGGACATTTAAGTACCAAAGAAGAAAAAGCGCTTGAAAAACTCATTTCTGAAACAGGGTTACATATTTTAGCCGGTTCAGAATCTGATAATGTTTCTTATGAGACCAGTTTGTATGGCCAGGGTTTATTGACCTACAGCCTACTTTTTGGTATGAAAGGAGACGCACTCCGAGATGGACAATATCTGGATGTCAATCGTTTATTTCAGTATGCCTCAGCGAAAGTACCCGAATTAGCAAGTAATGTTGGAAGCGTTCAAAAACCTGTAGTGAAAGTACCTGAAAAGGCGGGGAAGGTAGATATTGGAGAATACGGGAATCGTGAAAAGGCTCAAATTAAACTAATTTCTCCCAGACCGATAATATTAAAATCTTCATTTCAGGAAGAACACATGTTTCTGGATTATAGTAAGTTAGGCCTGCAACTCGATGATGAACTCAAATATCAAGTAGACAATAAAGAGAATGATTTTATTTTTATCAACTCGGATAACTTTACTGGAGCTTATAAATTTAATGGTAGGTACAGCTACAATTCAGGAGAAATAAAGATTCAGGTTAAACTTTTTAAAGACACGACCTTATTAGAAATAATTGAAGTTAATGAAATAGACTTCAAAACTGCGATTGAAAAAATTGCATTGAGAGGACTCGGAATTATTGAAAAAGACTTTAGTAAATAG
- a CDS encoding DUF962 domain-containing protein, producing MRTIDRLLEEYGSSHQNPTNKLIHWICVPAITFSLLGLLWSIPSDFIQGFFPSAFQKYVNFASLFIIFALLYYFRLSIALAIGMIIISYALLWSCYAIDKYLELPLWQFSIIVFVLAWVGQFFGHNIEGKKPSFLKDVQFLLIGPIWLLHFIYKKTGIPY from the coding sequence ATGAGAACAATTGATAGACTTCTTGAAGAGTACGGGTCTAGTCATCAAAACCCTACCAATAAATTAATTCACTGGATTTGTGTTCCCGCCATCACATTTAGTTTACTTGGTCTGCTTTGGTCAATTCCGAGTGATTTTATACAAGGATTTTTTCCATCAGCTTTTCAGAAGTATGTAAATTTTGCAAGCCTGTTTATCATTTTTGCCTTGCTTTATTACTTCCGATTATCCATTGCATTGGCCATAGGTATGATAATCATCTCTTATGCTTTACTATGGTCTTGTTATGCGATTGATAAATATCTAGAATTACCACTCTGGCAGTTTTCTATAATTGTATTTGTATTGGCCTGGGTAGGTCAATTTTTTGGACATAATATTGAAGGCAAAAAACCATCCTTTTTAAAAGATGTACAATTTTTACTAATAGGTCCAATTTGGTTATTGCATTTCATATATAAAAAAACCGGAATTCCATATTAA
- a CDS encoding DUF4442 domain-containing protein produces the protein MKGKSYLQSAFQRAYKSKFHLFLLNLGISRFVPFNKPHRFKIIEISPNSVRIELPYIKRNLNHIKGIHACALATLNELASGILIISRLDPSEFRIIMKSIHLDYVYQAKAKVYVSFKLSEAEIQELKDKAKISPVDFPVKLITFDQNNNEICSSNIVWQLKSWEQVRTKS, from the coding sequence ATGAAAGGAAAATCATATTTGCAATCTGCATTTCAGCGTGCATACAAGTCTAAATTTCATTTGTTTTTACTCAATCTTGGAATTTCGCGATTCGTACCTTTCAATAAGCCCCATAGATTTAAAATAATAGAAATAAGTCCAAATTCAGTCAGAATCGAGTTGCCTTATATTAAAAGGAATTTAAATCATATCAAAGGGATTCACGCTTGTGCACTTGCAACACTCAATGAACTTGCCTCAGGTATTCTAATTATTTCAAGACTTGATCCGTCTGAATTTCGGATAATCATGAAAAGCATCCATCTTGACTACGTTTATCAGGCAAAAGCAAAGGTTTATGTGAGCTTTAAATTGAGCGAAGCAGAAATTCAAGAATTAAAAGATAAGGCTAAAATCTCTCCAGTTGATTTTCCCGTTAAACTAATTACCTTCGATCAGAACAATAATGAAATCTGCAGTTCCAATATTGTTTGGCAGTTAAAATCCTGGGAACAGGTCAGAACTAAATCTTAA
- a CDS encoding DUF2911 domain-containing protein produces MKKIGLGLFFIFVIATNSAISQEYPGYRDSPIAIAQYKLNNTYIKVTYGKPFKRGRKVFGGFVPYGRVWRTGANEATEITFTKDIYFGPKFLKAGTYSLFTVPGENSWIIILNKKLGQFGAFEYDRKQDLLRITVPIIKSAEREDFLIEFRQAEKENVVNMILWWDNIQVHIPLKIL; encoded by the coding sequence ATGAAAAAAATTGGGCTTGGCTTATTTTTTATTTTCGTAATTGCCACAAATTCGGCAATATCACAGGAATACCCGGGGTATAGGGACAGTCCTATTGCCATCGCTCAATACAAGTTAAACAATACCTATATTAAGGTTACCTATGGAAAACCTTTCAAAAGAGGCCGCAAAGTTTTTGGCGGTTTTGTCCCATATGGCAGAGTTTGGCGCACAGGAGCAAATGAAGCTACTGAAATTACTTTTACCAAAGACATTTACTTTGGGCCAAAATTCTTAAAAGCAGGGACATACTCACTTTTTACTGTACCCGGTGAAAATTCATGGATTATTATTCTCAACAAAAAACTAGGGCAGTTTGGAGCTTTTGAATACGACAGAAAGCAGGATTTGTTAAGAATTACTGTCCCGATAATAAAATCTGCAGAAAGGGAAGACTTTTTAATAGAATTTAGGCAAGCGGAAAAAGAAAATGTTGTAAATATGATCCTGTGGTGGGATAATATTCAAGTTCACATTCCCTTAAAAATTTTGTAA
- the murB gene encoding UDP-N-acetylmuramate dehydrogenase → MSLNNLNTNISLIDYNTFGIDVYAKEFIVVKEISQLIELYHEGYFQKKHLILGGGSNILLTDNFEGIVIKIDFKGKLIISEDEDSVLIEIGAGENWHDLVLHAIQNQWAGIENLSLIPGTVGAAPMQNIGAYGVEIKNVFEYLFAFEKESGQVVKFDLEACDFGYRSSVFKTVHKNKYIITRVCLRLKKNPKLNTNYGAIAETLKAMGIDNPGIQDISDAVIKIRSSKLPDPNEIGNAGSFFKNPVISIQEFQKLKEKHPEIPSYAIDQNSVKIPAGWLIENAGWKGKIYKNSGVHEKQALVLVNKGNASGNDVLELSQLILNDIKSKFGIQLEREVNII, encoded by the coding sequence TTGAGTCTTAATAATTTAAATACAAATATAAGCCTGATTGATTACAATACATTTGGTATTGACGTTTACGCAAAGGAGTTTATTGTAGTAAAGGAAATATCTCAGCTTATTGAGCTTTACCATGAAGGATATTTTCAAAAGAAGCATTTAATACTCGGAGGGGGAAGCAATATTCTTCTTACAGATAATTTTGAAGGGATTGTAATCAAAATCGATTTCAAAGGAAAATTAATTATTAGTGAAGATGAAGATTCTGTCCTGATAGAAATAGGGGCGGGAGAAAATTGGCATGATCTTGTATTACATGCAATTCAAAATCAATGGGCCGGAATTGAAAATTTATCTTTAATTCCAGGAACTGTAGGGGCTGCACCTATGCAAAATATAGGTGCTTATGGTGTTGAAATTAAAAATGTATTTGAATACCTCTTTGCATTTGAAAAGGAGAGCGGCCAGGTGGTGAAATTTGATCTTGAGGCTTGCGACTTTGGATACAGATCCAGTGTATTTAAAACCGTCCACAAGAATAAATACATTATTACAAGGGTTTGTTTAAGGCTTAAGAAAAATCCAAAACTAAATACCAATTATGGCGCAATTGCAGAGACATTAAAAGCCATGGGAATTGATAATCCTGGAATACAGGATATTAGTGATGCTGTGATTAAAATCCGGAGCTCCAAATTACCCGATCCAAATGAAATAGGAAATGCAGGAAGTTTTTTCAAAAATCCGGTGATTTCAATTCAAGAGTTTCAAAAACTTAAAGAAAAACATCCGGAAATACCTTCTTATGCAATTGATCAAAATTCAGTAAAAATTCCCGCTGGCTGGCTAATCGAAAATGCAGGTTGGAAAGGCAAAATATATAAAAACTCAGGGGTTCATGAAAAGCAGGCACTGGTGCTTGTAAATAAAGGAAATGCATCAGGAAATGATGTTCTTGAGCTTTCTCAATTAATTTTGAATGATATTAAAAGCAAATTCGGAATACAACTCGAACGCGAAGTCAATATTATATAA
- a CDS encoding heavy-metal-associated domain-containing protein — MPKYKFKSNIKCSNCEAQVRELLNTKDEIISFNVNLDDLEREVEIKTSSEIEESTIVDWVKDAGFQLKPKKSFLKKLFK; from the coding sequence ATGCCAAAGTATAAATTCAAATCAAATATTAAATGCAGCAATTGCGAAGCTCAGGTTCGCGAGCTACTGAATACCAAGGATGAAATTATTTCCTTTAATGTTAACCTTGATGATTTGGAAAGAGAAGTAGAAATTAAAACGAGTTCTGAAATTGAAGAAAGCACCATTGTGGATTGGGTAAAAGATGCAGGCTTTCAACTCAAACCAAAAAAGTCTTTTTTGAAAAAGCTCTTCAAATAA
- a CDS encoding SDR family oxidoreductase, which produces MSDSQKLVLVTGSSKGIGYETCKLFLNKGFLVAGASRSETTFNNNNFKHYSIDVSDSSSVSKMIEEIQNNFGRSIDILINNAGLGYSSVLHEMSDEKWLKMFDVNVHGLFYCTRAVLPKMIERGQGHVVNISSIAGTTGVETMAGYCGTKHAVRGISHSLYKEVRNHGIKVTCIYPGSVNTNFFDEIDSVKANDNMMRAEDIAKTIYESIDSHPNYHVVDIELRPLKPKG; this is translated from the coding sequence ATGTCTGATAGTCAAAAATTAGTTTTAGTCACCGGAAGCAGTAAGGGAATAGGTTATGAAACCTGTAAACTGTTTTTGAATAAAGGATTCCTGGTGGCAGGAGCTAGCAGATCAGAGACAACTTTTAATAATAATAATTTCAAACATTATTCCATTGATGTTTCAGATTCTTCTTCGGTGAGCAAAATGATTGAAGAAATACAAAACAATTTTGGTCGCTCCATCGACATCCTTATTAACAATGCAGGTTTGGGCTATTCTTCAGTTTTGCATGAGATGAGCGATGAAAAATGGTTAAAAATGTTTGATGTCAATGTTCATGGGCTATTTTACTGCACTCGGGCCGTTTTACCCAAAATGATTGAAAGAGGCCAAGGACATGTTGTAAACATTTCCTCCATCGCAGGAACTACTGGAGTAGAAACCATGGCCGGTTATTGCGGCACTAAGCATGCAGTTCGAGGTATTTCTCATTCTCTTTATAAAGAAGTAAGAAATCACGGCATAAAAGTGACTTGCATTTATCCTGGTTCGGTTAATACTAATTTTTTTGATGAAATTGATTCGGTAAAAGCCAATGATAACATGATGAGAGCTGAAGATATTGCAAAGACTATTTATGAAAGTATTGACTCCCACCCCAATTACCACGTGGTAGATATTGAACTCAGACCATTAAAACCAAAAGGATAA
- the gldA gene encoding gliding motility-associated ABC transporter ATP-binding subunit GldA: MSVIVSHLTKTYGEQKAVDDISFSIDSGEVVGFLGPNGAGKSTTMKIATGFIPPNNGSVNIEGLDIQENTIEVKKIVGYLPENNPLYLDMYVYEYLKFVAKLHGLKKSCQKTRIDQLIEMVGLGRERHKKIEELSKGYRQRIGLAQALIHDPKVLFLDEPTSGLDPNQIVDIRKLISDLGKEKTVVLSSHIMQEVEAVCNRAIIINRGRLVADDKVENLKKKIQGSITFHIEFAQAVDTDKIKEINTISSVKAVSQFVFEVTSKSNTDPRSDLFDLSKQNDWIILEIRTLESNLESIFHQLTQN, encoded by the coding sequence ATGTCAGTAATTGTATCGCATTTGACCAAAACTTACGGTGAGCAAAAAGCAGTGGATGACATCTCCTTTTCCATAGATAGCGGTGAAGTGGTTGGTTTTTTGGGACCAAATGGTGCTGGTAAAAGTACTACCATGAAAATAGCGACAGGCTTTATACCCCCAAATAATGGTTCTGTAAATATTGAAGGTCTGGACATACAGGAAAACACAATTGAAGTAAAAAAAATTGTAGGCTATCTACCTGAAAACAATCCGCTTTACCTTGACATGTATGTTTATGAGTATCTCAAGTTTGTGGCAAAATTGCACGGCTTAAAAAAATCATGCCAGAAAACCAGAATTGATCAGTTAATTGAAATGGTAGGCCTTGGAAGAGAAAGACATAAAAAAATAGAAGAATTGTCGAAGGGTTATCGCCAGCGAATTGGTCTTGCTCAAGCGTTGATTCACGATCCAAAAGTGCTTTTTCTGGATGAACCTACTTCAGGACTCGATCCTAATCAAATTGTGGATATTCGAAAACTGATTAGTGATTTAGGAAAAGAAAAAACTGTTGTACTTTCGAGCCATATAATGCAGGAGGTAGAGGCTGTGTGTAATCGCGCTATCATCATTAACAGGGGTCGATTAGTAGCCGATGACAAAGTGGAAAATCTCAAGAAAAAAATTCAAGGCTCAATTACTTTTCACATAGAATTTGCGCAAGCCGTTGACACTGATAAAATTAAGGAAATCAATACCATAAGCTCGGTCAAAGCAGTGTCACAATTTGTTTTTGAAGTCACATCTAAAAGCAATACAGACCCGAGAAGTGATTTATTTGATTTGTCTAAGCAAAATGATTGGATAATTCTGGAGATTAGAACTCTGGAGTCCAACCTTGAAAGTATTTTTCACCAACTAACGCAAAACTAA
- the gldF gene encoding gliding motility-associated ABC transporter permease subunit GldF gives MIAIYLREINSFLSSLIAYLVIGVFLLITGLFLWVFPQSSILNTGFSNMDSLFLIAPYVFLFLIPAITMRAFAEEKKSGTIEFLLTKPVSDYQIIIAKYLANLTLVLFSIAPTLIYYYSVYQLGNPVGNIDSAGIAGSYIGLIFLCAVFTSIGLFASSLTQNQITAFVLAVFLSFIIFEGFQSLSEINVWGKASVIISKLGIAHHYNSISKGLIDSRDLLYFISVIILMLSGTKLILDSRKW, from the coding sequence ATGATAGCAATCTATTTGCGTGAAATAAACAGCTTTTTAAGCTCGCTTATTGCTTATCTGGTAATAGGAGTTTTTCTTTTAATAACCGGCTTGTTTTTATGGGTTTTCCCGCAAAGCAGCATTCTGAATACCGGGTTTAGCAATATGGACTCCCTGTTTTTGATTGCGCCCTATGTCTTTTTATTCCTGATTCCTGCAATTACAATGAGAGCTTTTGCGGAGGAGAAAAAAAGCGGCACCATAGAATTTCTGCTTACCAAACCGGTTAGCGATTATCAAATAATAATTGCCAAATATTTAGCAAATTTAACTTTGGTATTGTTTTCCATTGCCCCAACCCTGATCTATTACTATTCGGTTTATCAATTGGGAAACCCGGTAGGTAATATCGATTCCGCTGGAATTGCAGGTTCTTATATCGGATTGATTTTTCTTTGTGCCGTTTTTACTTCCATCGGTTTATTCGCCTCCTCGCTCACTCAAAATCAGATTACTGCCTTTGTTTTGGCTGTATTTTTATCGTTTATAATTTTTGAAGGTTTTCAATCATTGTCTGAGATCAACGTTTGGGGAAAAGCATCGGTGATCATTTCCAAACTTGGGATAGCGCATCATTATAACTCAATAAGTAAAGGACTTATTGATTCACGTGATCTGCTGTATTTTATAAGCGTTATTATACTCATGCTATCAGGTACAAAATTAATTCTTGATTCCAGAAAGTGGTAA